From a region of the Tachypleus tridentatus isolate NWPU-2018 chromosome 1, ASM421037v1, whole genome shotgun sequence genome:
- the Nop10 gene encoding nop10 ribonucleoprotein: MFDYLVSTLYIFHWRLLGLGFYSFSNCTLYRFIVWLVFKEMYLKYYLNDSGDRVYTLKAVDPFGRPTFSAHPARFSPEDKYSRQRIVIKKRFGLLPTQQPAPVY, translated from the exons ATGTTTGACTACTTAGTGAGCACGTTGTACATTTTCCACTGGAGATTGTTAGGCTTAGGATTTTATAGCTTCAGTAACTGTACACTTTATAGGTTTATAGTGTGGCTAGTATTCAaagaaatgtatttgaaatattaccTTAACGACAGTGGTGATAGAGTTTATACATTAAAg GCAGTAGACCCATTTGGAAGGCCGACCTTTTCAGCCCATCCTG cACGTTTCTCCCCAGAAGATAAATATTCTAGACAAAGGATTGTCATCAAGAAAAGATTTGGGCTGCTTCCTACCCAGCAACCTGCCCCAGTTTATTGA